In the Pelmatolapia mariae isolate MD_Pm_ZW linkage group LG10_11, Pm_UMD_F_2, whole genome shotgun sequence genome, tgtcAGAAAATGGAAGGAAGTATTTGGAGTAATGTGTGATTTAGTTTCACTCACTGCCTGTTGCTAACTTTTTATGTGTCATCTTAATCAAGTGTTGTGACAGAGTTTTTTGGTTCCTCCTTGTCTGACAGAAATAATTCACATTTCCACGTCACATTTAAGCTAATTTTCAGATTTCACCAACTTGTTGCTGGGAGGCCACTGATATGAGCTTACATGATTAGAGCATATAGTTTGCTGTTTACTCTTAAAAGACCTTAAATCTTCTGTAAAGTGTAGGGTcaaatatacagtggcttgcaaaagtattcgtcccccttgaacttttccacattttgtcacattacagccacaaacatgaatcaattttattggaattccacgtgaaagaccaatacaaagtggtgtacacgtgagaagtggaatgaaaatcatacatgattccaaacattttttacaaataaataactgaaaagtggggtgtgcgtaattattcagccccctttggtcaatacttttaagttttgttttaaaccattccattgttgccctggctttatgtttagggtcgttgtcccgctggaaggtgaacctccgccccagtctcaagtcttttgcagactccaagaggttttcttccaagattgccctgtgtttggctccatccatctccccatcaactctgaccagcttccctgtccctgctgaagagaagcacccccagagcatgatgctgccaccaccatatttgacagtggggatggtgtgttcagagtgatgtgcagtgttagttttccaccacacatagcgttttgcattttggccaaaaagttccattttggtctcatctgaccagagcaccttcttccacatgttagctgtgtcccccacatggcttgtggcaaactgcaaacgggacttcttatggttttctgttaacaatggctttcttcttgccactcttccataaaggccaattTTGTGCAgcgcacgactaatagttgtcctatggacagattcccccacctgagctgtagatctctgcagctcgtccagagtcaccatgggcctcttggctgcatttctgatcagcgctctccttgttcggcctgtgagtttaggtggacggccttgtcttggtaggtttacagttgtgccatactccttccatttctgaatgatcacttgaacagtgctccgtgggatgttcaaggcttgggaaatctttttgtagcctaagcctgctttaaatttctcaataactttatccctgacctgtctggggTGTTCTTTGgccttcatggtgttgttgctcccaatattctcttagacaacctctgaggccgtcacagagcagctgtatttgtactgacattagattacacacaggtgcactctatttagtcattagcactcatcaggcagtGTCTATGGGCatctgactgcactcagaccaaagggggctgaataattatgcacaccccacttttcagttatttatttgtaaaaaatgtttggaatcatgtatgattttcattccacttctcacgtgtacaccactttgtattggtctttcacgtggaattccaataaaattgattcatgtttgtggctgtaatgtgacaaaatgtggaaaagttcaagggggccgaatacttttgcaagccactgtatgtatgtgtgtgttttcattttgcatgaTTACTTTGTAATGTCATTGAATACACAGTGAATTGTGTAATATTGCATTCAAAAGTTCAAAGCTTGCACAGTTTTAAAAGCTCAGTTGTTTCTTTAATGTGTGGGAATTTGATGAATATAATTTATAGCGAAATAAAGAAGCCTACAATGTTACAGTAATATATCTTATCACACATGAGTCACAGGTTTTTGAGAAATATCTGTCTTTGCACAACTTGAAAAACTTCTAAACTTTCAGGGAAATGTGTCTGTGCTGTCATTTGCATATGATGTGCGGGTTAATACAaatttttgatcttttttttctactgcCTGGTTCTTGAAACAGGCAAAATCATACGTCACTATGTGAGTCCCCCTTTTAATTTGCAGAATATGTTAGTGAGTCACTGATTGGGGTTTACAGTCTGATGAATTAGCAAAACGAACTGGTCAGTGAGTCACAGCAGAATCTTCATTTCTCTGTTCTCTTCCTGTTTCCACAGAATATGAGCATGACTCAACTGTGGTGGGATGTGTTTCACTGTACTTGTTCATTGTATTTAATAGGTTAATTTGACCAATTTGTGCATttgatttatatataaaaaataaggaTTTTTTTCCCATAATGGTCATGAGTTCATCAGGAGCCTTCATAATATtattccttttttattatttaagagGTGAAGGAGTGTAAGGAGTAAGTAAGTAAGGAGCAGGTTCACCTGGCAATACAAGTCCTCCCAGCAGGCATCCTGTGCACGCTGAAGAATCCTGAAAGGAATGTCACGGAAGTCTCACCTGAGAAAGTTCCAACAAAATTTGAATCCACAAACTAaaaacacacctacacacacctTTTAGACTttcacaggtgacacacacGCAGAGCAGGTAGTTCCACAGGTACACAGTGATGATGCAGTAAGTGGACACTCGGAGCCTGTGAGTGTTTCTGTGGTTAATGGGTCTTGGTGCTCATAGATGGGATCAGAGTCCTCCACCCTGATGCAGCATATCTCACCAGAGAGCAGGAACGGCACTAGTACAGAAAGCTGTGGAGACGAACAGTACCTGCTGATAAGTGTAGCTCACATACTACAGTTGTAATCTAGTATAACTACACTTATAGGCAACTAATTATAAGCTTCTGTAATAGTAATACCTCACATAGAGTAGATGGTGTTTTTTTCCTTCGTCCTTGCATTGATGGCGATCCTGCTGAGGTCTGTATCCAGTCTGACTCAGAAAGGCTTGAATTCTGAATTTTAAATAGGGGCAGGAATTTTCACTGGGAATAACTGGAAATCAGATCTAGGATATGAaaatcagcagcaggaggaaggaCAAAGTGTCTCCTCCCTATTTGATCCTCCCGAATCTCCAGCATTTAAAGTGCTGACAGTTTAGGGACCAGCTGGTTTGGTGTGACTAACTTACAGcagtgtttcttgtttcctgtgtgatgctgtaaaaaaaaatgaaacttgaGTTTTTCACTCAATCCTCAAGTGCACTGTGTATTTTGGGATGGGCTGATAAGGAGAAAAAGGGTTCAAAATGATCCTTTAGAGTGGTTTCCTTAGCTTTCATCAACAACTGATAGGCATGATGAGTCTATCATGTGCACACTTTACAGCCTGcaataaaatgtcacatttactGCTCTGTCGGTGCAGGAAATGCTTTGTGCCCACAAGCACAACCTACATTTATCAAATTTCCTTTATTTCTTAAGTTCTTAAATTCTTTCTGACTCTAACTAACTTTGTATTGCACGATTTATGGTCCtaattttgttctttaaattattattgCAAACATGCCAGAATCCACAGTTTAAAAACGCTGTGTAGTctaaaaaatgcaaatgataCCATATATAAATGTGCTAATTTTCATATCTTTTTTCAGCTCTTCCGATGTGAccatatgactttttttttagttgagtAGCACTTATTGTGGGTCCTTTTAAGATGTTATGTATCGTGCTGGCTTTGCGGAATTTAGAAGGTTTAGAAGATTGCGTAGGTGTGTCGACTCAAAATCAGGTCAACCTTTCAGTCACATGCTGAAAACTGGCACTCGCTCATGTGAAATATGGGTTTCAAAACCAGATGATCTGAAATGTGACACATCCTCTGTGCGTAATTCAGAATGTATCCTGGCCATAAAAGGTTTTTGCACTCTTCACTTCTATGCAATTCAATCACTGAGTTCTTAAGTCCTCACCGCTACAGAAAAATGATACTGCCTGTGAGATATACACGAAATCAGCATCAAGTTATGATTATAGTACACATTACATGCACCGTGATCCTTTAACTTCAGACATTTGACCCACCATGAAACGTCAGCTGCACTTTCATACTTAGAGAAATCATCAAGGCCTATATCCAAATGTAACTGCAGTGCCTCTGTTTCTAATCCTGGCAGGCTTCATGTGCACTTTGGTGTAAATAGAAGCAACACTGACATCTTGGAAAAGCTGATCTAATGTAGGTGACTCACATCAAAGTGGCTCTGTCAGGAAACTCACTGTACGCCTTGATCGCTAAGCTGGGGAAGACCAAATTCTTCTCGGTGAAGAGATCAGAAGTACAGATTGTTTGTTCCAGTCAGCCATTCAGTCCCCTTCCATCTTAGGGAAGGCACCCTTGGAGGattttaaaactaaaagcaTTCAATATAGTTGATTTACCAGAAAACATGATGTATTGTGCGGGGGTTTTTTCAGACACATTTACCTTGAAAATTATAGGTAGTTTCACCGATTTTCAAGGGTCCGGTAAAGCTGATACTGATATTCTAGCTCATACATTTAACACTGCTGTGAAATCACAAGACTAAAATCATCTGTCTGTTCATTGCATATTTATAATGAAACAATGCATCTTTACACACTGAATTTAGTCAGATCATTTGTCATCAATGTTCACAACTTAAACAAGCTTAAAAAGGACCAGTCAGGCACATATATACAACAAAGATCATACACTTATAGTAAAAACGCGAtacaacaaaaatataaaacaaatatcaCTTCATTAACTTGCAGCATTTGGAATCCAGTATTTCTAAGAAGTAATAAACATAAGCCTTTACATGTTCAGAAAgtaaaaattacttttttaaatagaaaacaaTTGCACTCCTTTGTACATTCATATAAGTAACAACTACAAAATAATAACGATGAGCTTTGCTTGTCAGCAGTCCAGAAGAAACACACcaacaaatgagaaaaaatatttcattatgAAACCAAATCCTTCCTCTCAAACAGCGAGAAAGCAACAATAACAACATCTGCCAGACCATTTTCTATAAAATAGTATTAATATTTACAtcttaaataacatttttttaatttttcacagACTCCAGTCATGAAGTtctaaaaaatcttctttttttttcaaaaaccttttgttTACATCCGTATTCAGTACACAGATGTGTGAAcacctcttttttttgtcagattCTTCCTTGCGGACGGTTACCGTGGACTGAGGGTAAAGTTATTAGTGCCTCGTTTaggttagaaaaaaaatcagagaagCAAAGACAAATTTATTTTTCCATCTTTCCTTCCATGTTGAAGTTAGGAAAATCCATTTTTAGGCAGTATATGCATAGCTTTGATAGTATAAAGATCTCTCactattacaaaaaaaaatgcacctCCCTGCTCATTGTGTATCTTTTTAGTGTTCCCTTTTTTGTCAGTGAAATAGTGTTTATTTATGCTTTAGGTTGTATCTATTTCTATTTGTACCTGTCTACTGCTTATTCATTTAATGGTTTATGGGCTTTAAAACACGATCCATCCTGAAGCATACTGACAAACATCTTCTGAAACATCTTTTGTGCCGAGGTGGTTCCAATGATGCGGCTGATCTTCTTCAGGCCTTTGAGCAGATAACGTGGTGCCTGTTGGTTGCGCAGGACCCTCAGACTGTGAGACAGAGCATTTGGTAGGTCCAGGTTGTGGTTTGCTTTTTTCCAGAGGTGAAGAAGCTGCAGAATGTACTGCCTGGGGAGGCAAGAAGAGACCACGGCCCGGACATCCGCCTCCTTAACTTTCACTCCCGGCAAGCTGTTCGTTACCTTCATGAGGTCGTCGAGCGTCAAGTTTTTTAGACTGCTGCAGCGGGAGACCTTCCTCTCACAGTGGTTCACACCTTCAAATAAAGTATGTTTACATTAGTACACCAATGCAAAAATTAAAATAGCGAACAGATATGTTAAACAGGGCAAAATAGCATGTGAGCACAACACTCAGACGCTGCTCATATGTGTGGTCGGTTTATGTGCTTGATTTAAATATCCTCCTCCCTGTATTTTGCACCTTGAGAAAGAAACTCACAGCAACATATGTGCAACTAGGTCAGTCTCTAAAATCTCTgagtctttttttccttttttttttttaaacaaaaacccaGTTTGTGCTGGTGCAGCATTTTTGTAAATCTTATTTTATACCTTGTATGAAGCCATACAGCTTGTCCTGGTCTTTGTTCTGCTCTCTCCACAGTCGCAGAAGGTGGAGAACCTGCTGCTGGGGAGAGCAGGTCTTCTTCAGCCTCTCCAGGCTCTTACGATCCACCCTCTTCCCAGGAAGACTGTCCAACAGTCGTTCCAGGGGCACCGAGGAAAGTCGCAGCGAGGCTAGCGACTGGAAAACCGCCTCTTCACAAAGAGTCACATCTGGAAAGAGAAGGAAAGTGGgcttgaaaacacacacatgcacaaaagtTCTGGATGGTGATGCTTGACATCCATTTGCTTAAACCAGAAGGAATTAACATTCCTGTAACAACCTGTTACAAATGAGTAACTGTTCACAAGTAATAAAACAACTTTAGTAAATTCCAAACCATTGGCCTTATGTATTCCAGTATGACAAGCGGGCTGGTAGAGTGACACCTGCCCAAACATGGCCCAGCTTTTAGTACAATGCTTGACATCTTAGTGTGATCAGCTATGTTAAACATAGGTCTTATTGGTTGTagatcttttatttttctccccTTGTTTAAATCGGTATCCGTAGATAACGCCAAACTAACCTTAGAGGTTCCCAACTAAGTCCCAATTGCACATTTGTGAAGCGATTCCACGACAGTTTGTGGTGGCACATTACCGCATGTTTGCACACTTTAAATAGacatcgctgtgtaactgacaTTACACACTATGTTTACTGACGTAACAGTTTCACTATGTTTTGCTTATTCATCTGTGTCACTGCAACTCTTCAACCATAAAATCAACAGCAAAGACTCCATAGTCTCCACTTTAATAACCTCAATCTGCAAGTGAATAAGGATGACTGGGAATCTGGGATAACAACATAAAgtaactttcttttcttttcttttttttgttcctaATTGAAGGCAGTTTAAAATTAGATATAATGGATTTCAACACATGTTATTTCATCAGTTTACTTCtgcatattttttgtgtttgcatgtgttttgccTATGTTTAGAGTGTTGCCTTGTAATTTGACCACGGGAGAACCACAgatgtcttttctttctgttcctCATTGGGATCACTCCTACTAGCCGAGCCAAACTGTAGCCAAGCCTGATGCTCTACATTTTTTAAGGCAGCCAAGCGAACATTCTTCTTCCTGCTTTCGCTGAGGACACTCCCAACCGGACACACTTCATATGATGTGCAATTTCACATcctttttattaaagatgatgTGAAATTACACCaaatttcatgtttcatgttgaTCATTTCAGTAATTTATGAGTGATGTAATTGCGGCTCGCTCCACAACTAACAGTGACTTCCTGGTGGCTTAATACCGACTTTGGGAATCCCAACTGCTttcaattttacattttttgctcAAAAACACTGCTAAGCTGTTCCAGGATTTGAAGCAGGCACTCTGCGGTGGTGTAGTTACCAGGAAGGCAATTTGTGAATGAATGTTTGAGGAGAGCATCACCCTCCCAGAGGGACCACAGCTTTGTGTGTTTTCGTCTAAGTGTGGCATATGAGTGCGCCAGGGTctgtacatctgcatgtgtgtgttctcCAGTGTCTGTGGTTTCTCACGGTCTGGGAATTTAGTGTCATACTTGCGGCTTCTCATCTCAAATTATCCTTCAGCATCTGTCACAGTCAAAGTCTGAGTAACAAAGAGCAACCAGCGTGCCTTGCGTCTCTTTTCGTGTTTGACTCAGTTTCCTCTGTTATTGTGTTTGGGGATGTGACAGTTAAAGGGGGTAATTGATCCATCATGGGTCTTTTTGACAACAATGCCATAAACATCCAGCGTTCAACCCTTTGGTTTTCACTGCTGTGTTGGTTTTAAGGCACGCAAGAATTTGCAAAAGATTGGAATCTGGACAGCGAACCTGACCGAGGAAATCCCCTGCCTTTAGGAGTGAAAATGaccacatgtttgaaataattcaCTTCAAGTTGATTTTTAAGTTGTTGACAGCTGAGGTTAACTCAACAACActggtgcatgtgtgtgtgtgtgcgtttatgtgtgtgtgttggataaACACTGTGCTAATGATCAGCCCAGATTCCAGGATTAGTCCTAAAACGTTCCATATGATCTTTTTCTGCAGCGCCATGCCCAACATGACAGCGCGTATGTTCTCACCAGTCTGGCACAAAGTTTGATGATGAGAGCACTCCAGCGTTGCCTTCTTGTCCGGAGTGCCACACTGGCTGTCTGTAGTGGACGTGCCCCATCTCAGTGTCTTGAGGCCCAATTCTGAGCAGTTCGTGTGAGGCTGGCACGGCTTGGTGGAGGAGCCACCCGGGGAGAAATGACCATCAGGGCAAAGTTCACACACTGTGTCACTCACTGGCGTACCTGGAAGAGATTTACAGAGAGAAGTTTTGCAAATGAAAACTGATAGAAGTGACACTTCTGAGCATGTGAGAAAACACCTaaccacagattttttttctcatctagaGCTTCAACTGAAACTCAGCCATTTTCACCATTTAGTGCAAAAAGAAGCAGATGTGATTCTAAGAACCGCAGAGACATGTGAAAGCTCATCATAATGAGAGCGTGTTTCAGAGAATGACTCATATCAGTCGTAGTCACTACACCGCCTTCATTCTGTATCTTACATGCTCTTACTATGATGTCATGTGATTTAGCTGCAATGTGATTTGTCAGCTGATTTTTTTGCAGCCAAAGCCACTTCTAATAGTAATACGTAGGCATGTTTTGAGAACTTTATTTTACAGTTGATTTACTATAATATGCTGTGACTTTAAAACTATATTTAGATACGTGACTTTTTTTTATAATCTCATTTGACAGTTGCCACAATAACATTACAGGAAACCATCACAACTTCTGGTATATGACCATCAGCACGCATGACAGTCCATGAAGTGGAACTAGTAATCACAtcctcattttattttgatcttGAAGTGAAAGTGCGTGGGACGACAAGCCATGCTTATTTCAGATTTAACCTTTGATTAGTTTCCCGCTACCATGGTACAATGCGTCCTTTCTTGAAAACATATCGTCAAATAGGAAACCATCGCCTTATATGCAtacaaaaacaatcaaaaacgTTTCCTGTACGAGTCATGACAAAGCATGTACTGTGTCAGATGACAACGTGACAGCCTATAACTGTAGTATGACGGTTATATTTTATTGCTGACTTTAATGTCAATTTCTCAGAATTTCCTCTGCggaaaaaaatttaaagaaTGCATGTCAGCACTTTGCTAAAAGAAATTGCTTTAGATCTGATTAATGGTGCACATATTATCGTTAATGTTTATGTAATAAAAGGTTTACTAGTTATTGACTAAAGACTCTAGACATGTATAGATTAAACACATTGTATGAATAAAAAGTGAAACACTTAtttgattcattcattcatttgttgTTCATCAAAGTTTTATTATAATGACAGCTTATAATAGTGATAATATTAACTACTACTATTGTTAGTAGTTGTAGTTTTGTGTGCAACTTTTGATGCTGCAGTTGTTCAGTCTGCTCTAGAAAACTGGTTTCCAAGTTAATTACTGCTGATTTATTTAATCAAGGAAGTCGTCACCTGACTAAATAAATgttgaacaaaaataaatcttgGGTATTTTGGAAATTTTGATGATCTAACACTTGTTTGCCTAACAATATAATGATCAAACAAACATggaagaggcaaaaaaaaaattactcacGAAAACTTGATTTGCACACtgttcccccctccccccgTACTGTCTACCATATTGATCGGATTCCAAAAACACAGATGAACCACATAGCAAATCCCATTCGGAGAATGACAGAGAATTCTAACCAGAAACAAACAATCAGGAGATCAAGGGGGAAAAAGACGGAGTCATAAAAGGCTTGTGTTGTCAGAAGACTGACCCAGCATCCTGTGGTTTAACCACAGCTCGAGGCATTACATAATAAGTCTTTCAGCttcagtggggggggggggaatcccCTAAATTGCTGTCTCATGTCTGCTGATTGTGGATTAAGGTCAGTGGAATTTATGGAAAAAAGTATTGCAGGGGTCACATGATAACCACAATCGATGGAAAATGTTGTTTCATCCGTGTGATTTCTGGACTCTGGTCTAAAGTTTAACATGAAGTCATGAGAAGGTTGGTGTTAGTTTATGCTGTGGTTCCAGTACAAATACCAGATTCTGTGCACTGGTATGCTTAAAATCAGACTTTCTCACCAACAGTTCCTACTGACACACTAAGGAAggaatctgaaaaaaaaaatcagattggATATCCACTATGATATTGACGCATGGTTATTGTATCAGGTGTTGATGGACACAATACCTCTTAAGCATGAATGATCGTTGCATGGACTCACACAGCTGCAGAACATTAAAAACTCAGCAGTCACTTTATCAGGTCTTTGTCTAACTGCTCGTTAACAGAAATATCTGGTCAGCAAATAACATGGCAACTAGAGTTCAAACTAAACATCAGAAAGGGAAAGAAATGTGATTTCAATGGCTTTAAATGGTTGGTGCCAGGCAGACAGGTCCAAGTATCTTCCCCAAAAAACTATCTCTAGGGTTTATAGAGAATGGTCAGAGGAGACTGAACAAATGGCTTTGAGCTTTTAGGAAGGCAAGAGGCATATctgatgctcttctgcatacctcttacacagcagaagaccacaccgggtgcCACTCCTTTCACCTAAGAGCAGGAAGCTGAGGCTACAATTTGCTCACCaaaacagaagattggaaattGTAGCCTGGTATGATTTCTGTTTAAACACTCAGATGGTAGGGTTAGAATTTGGCGTAAACATCATGAATCCATGGATTAGTCCTGCTTTGTATCAGTGGCTCAGATTGTTGTTGCTGCTTGGCACAATCTGGCTCCCTTGGTAACAGCTGATCATCATTCAAATGCCACAGTTTATTTTTGATGACCATGTCCAACCCTTTATGACCATCTTCTGGTGGCTGTTCCAACAGGATAATGCACCTTGTCACAAAACttagatcatctcaaactggtctGAAGaggacagtgagttcactggcCAGTCACCGAatctcaatccagtagagcGACTTGGGGATGTGGTGctcacaaatctgcagcaactgtgtgatccTGTCATGTCAACATGTAATCTGAGGAATGATTGTAAGCCACAAATAAGGCTCCAACCCAGCAACAGCAAGGTTTACCTAACAAAGTGCCTGGTGAGGATAGATATATAGTCATTCCTATTACAGTTCTTTAAAGTGTGCTTGCTGTGTTGCTACTATGCAGAAGTCAATTTGGAGCCTCATGCCAACCAATGGACCTGCATGGACCATcgcatatacatatacacagaaacTACAGCATAATTTTAAGTCTTTGTAAGGTCTGAGACATCACACTGACTAAGTTGAATCTGCCGGAGAAACTAGAAACTGTTGCATCATATTTCTAAGAGGAAGCACAGGAAGGGCGAAATAAGTGGATGACTCATCGATCAAGTTTCCTCTTTATGCTTTAAAATTTGCATTATCAGGTACAAAAGGAACAAATGAGAAAGTGCTTTCACTCTTTCAAAATGTCACATTATCATCTGTTGCTTACTTTTAAAACTGAAGACACCATATAAAATGCAACATACTAGGCAAATTATAATTTATCTGAGGGATGTAGACATAGAACACTCTGATTTAGCTTCTCTGATTTACATAAAAACCTTTGAACACTACAggatgtgattaaaaaaaaagtcacagatAAAGCTACACGGCTAGCTTTGAAGGCCTGGAATCAAAGGAAATGAGTTATAGCTATTATAACGATATATACATTTGCTGTGGTTCATTTGGCGCACACTGAATGACACAAAGTAACCTGAATTCTAATTTTCTGAGTGATGCCAGTAGACAGTTTGTTTTCACGGTTTGATGAACTCTGGAATGGACAGGCATTTCTATAACTAGTCTTGCTGACCATTCAAAGGACTTCATATCACTAACAACACAGACTAAAGTGGAAGAGACTGAGTCAGGTCAGACATGCTGTATATCAGTGTTAGAACACATAAAGGTTCTGTATTAGATACATTTTTTGGAGAAAGGCTATAGTTACATATTTCACAGCTTCAGGACATACCTGACTGTTTTATTTGCACAGACACTTTATGATGTCATGACTAACTTTTAAGGTCTCCTGTTGACTCAGAAACATTCATCATcaagttattttgttttttctcaacaTGGACAAATGCATTTATGTGCCAGTTAGTCAGCTTAATCGTGCATATGTAGCAATAAAGTTGTTAAGATTGTTCTTAGCTAAAACTTAACTGGCCGTTTCACACATCTAGCGCTCTAATTCACAAGCACAACAAAGACGGGCATGCATGTTTTAACAGCTACATCAAAAACCCTGATAGCCTCTCACTGCCAggaaacacagagcagaaaatGGTGAAAATGCCTCTGTGAggaagacacacaaacagagaagtAGAACATTTCtaagaaacactttaaaaaggtttttttctgtgaaaaggGAGATGCTCATCAGGAATGGGTTTGGTTCACATATtcggaagaagaggaagaaaaacctGGTGTCTGGTGATACAATTAAGAACATATCAGAATGTGAAAATGTAACTGACGCATCTCTCTGCTTTATCAAAGTTTCTGATAGGCCAGTACAGTGTAACCCGCCCGG is a window encoding:
- the LOC134637140 gene encoding tumor necrosis factor receptor superfamily member 11B-like isoform X2 — protein: MSSRIAKSKPAMKLMVQQAEQPTYLHRDPATSAFLTCNQCPPGTAVKRHCTADMPTECQPCPDRHFAEDWHWGEKCQYCTSVCKERQLVKQQCNSTHDQLCECAPGFHLVIEFCIAHKACSPGYGVAALGTPVSDTVCELCPDGHFSPGGSSTKPCQPHTNCSELGLKTLRWGTSTTDSQCGTPDKKATLECSHHQTLCQTDVTLCEEAVFQSLASLRLSSVPLERLLDSLPGKRVDRKSLERLKKTCSPQQQVLHLLRLWREQNKDQDKLYGFIQGVNHCERKVSRCSSLKNLTLDDLMKVTNSLPGVKVKEADVRAVVSSCLPRQYILQLLHLWKKANHNLDLPNALSHSLRVLRNQQAPRYLLKGLKKISRIIGTTSAQKMFQKMFVSMLQDGSCFKAHKPLNE
- the LOC134637140 gene encoding tumor necrosis factor receptor superfamily member 11B-like isoform X1, coding for MSSRIAKSKPAMKLMVLLTASLSWAFQQQAEQPTYLHRDPATSAFLTCNQCPPGTAVKRHCTADMPTECQPCPDRHFAEDWHWGEKCQYCTSVCKERQLVKQQCNSTHDQLCECAPGFHLVIEFCIAHKACSPGYGVAALGTPVSDTVCELCPDGHFSPGGSSTKPCQPHTNCSELGLKTLRWGTSTTDSQCGTPDKKATLECSHHQTLCQTDVTLCEEAVFQSLASLRLSSVPLERLLDSLPGKRVDRKSLERLKKTCSPQQQVLHLLRLWREQNKDQDKLYGFIQGVNHCERKVSRCSSLKNLTLDDLMKVTNSLPGVKVKEADVRAVVSSCLPRQYILQLLHLWKKANHNLDLPNALSHSLRVLRNQQAPRYLLKGLKKISRIIGTTSAQKMFQKMFVSMLQDGSCFKAHKPLNE